In Fimbriimonadales bacterium, the following are encoded in one genomic region:
- the lexA gene encoding transcriptional repressor LexA, which translates to MEPIPKLTKRQEEVLNFIVDFTNEKGYPPSIREIGSHFRIGSLRGVTVHLDALKRKGIIERNSTPRSIQVIHPFYSPIRNVRMLPLLGNIAAGTPILAEENIEQIIPVPIGMVRKIKGAFLLRIRGDSMSSEGIFPRDLVIIKPQKVASNGDLVAVLIDGEATVKRIFFDRPYIRLMPSNPAYQPIVVPASDVTIIGKVIGLLRDYEGISF; encoded by the coding sequence ATGGAACCAATTCCGAAACTGACTAAGCGCCAAGAGGAAGTCCTAAACTTTATCGTGGATTTCACGAACGAGAAAGGATACCCCCCATCTATTCGAGAAATCGGGAGCCACTTCAGGATTGGCAGCCTTCGAGGCGTAACGGTTCACCTGGATGCCCTCAAACGCAAGGGAATAATCGAAAGAAACAGCACTCCTCGTTCCATTCAAGTAATTCACCCCTTCTATAGCCCCATACGGAATGTAAGGATGCTTCCCCTATTAGGAAATATCGCCGCGGGTACCCCAATCCTGGCGGAAGAGAACATCGAACAGATAATCCCGGTTCCGATAGGAATGGTGAGAAAGATCAAAGGTGCTTTCCTCCTTCGCATTCGAGGGGACTCCATGTCGAGCGAGGGAATCTTCCCGAGGGATTTGGTCATCATCAAGCCTCAAAAAGTCGCTTCGAATGGCGATTTGGTGGCAGTTCTTATAGATGGCGAAGCAACTGTAAAACGGATCTTTTTCGACCGCCCCTATATCCGACTCATGCCGAGTAATCCCGCTTATCAGCCGATTGTCGTTCCTGCTTCGGATGTAACCATCATCGGAAAAGTCATCGGACTATTGAGGGATTACGAGGGCATTTCCTTTTAA